Part of the Gemmatimonadota bacterium genome is shown below.
TTATGACTTCGTCGTGCGTAGCGATACCGGGATAGGTACCGTGCAGGATGAGACTCTGCATGCACGTGATGTAATTCGCGTCCACATCGCGCTTTTCGGGAAACGCGACGCTCGCCGGCTCCTTGTAAGCACCCTTGCATATGCGCACGCGAGCACCGAGCGCATTCATGTGCTCGACGTCCGCCTGTGTTCGATACAGATAGCTCTGGAGCACTACTCCGACAGTACCGCGGAATTCCGGATACAGCCGATTCTCGAACAACTCGAGTGTCTTCTGTGTGTAGTTGCTCGCTTCCATATCGAGCCTGACGAAGCTGCCGTACTTGCGCGCCCGTTCAAGCACGTCGCCCATTATAGAGACGCACAGCTCTTCGGAAACGTCCAGACCCATCGCCGTGAGCTTGACGCTCACATTCGCATCGAGCTTCTCACGCGCGATGCGATCGAGAATCTTCAGGTACTCGGCGCCGGCGGCTCGCGCCTCGGCTTCGTTGTGAACGCTTTCGCCGAGCAGGTCGAGCGACGCTGTGATTCCGCGACCGTTGAGCTCCCGAACCGCGGGAACCGCGGTCTCGAGCGTCTCGCCAGCGACGAAGCGGGAGGCGAACCCTTTGGCCAGGCGATTTGTCTTGACGAACTTGAAAACTCGCGGCTGGTTGGAAAGATAGAGCAGTGCGTTTCGGATCATCTTACTTGTATAAGCGGATTACTGGGAACGGTTTGCCGGTTGCGATCGACGTGTCGAAGAAATTCCAGTCGACGAGTCCGTCATCGGATTCCGGCTCCAAAAGATAAGCGGCGAGCGGGCCGAAGCGCCCTGTTGCCGGTACGGCCACGTATCCGCCGGCGGGAACGTCGCGTGCGGATGGCGTACTCCACGTTCCGGTCACACGAGTTTCCCGGTGGCCCTGGAACGGGCGTGCCGACGTGATGACTGAATCGACTGTGAATACCGACAGCCGATTGCCCGTCCCGCCGGGCGAGAACGGTTCGACGCTCAGGCCATGGAGCTCCAGGAGCGCCACGATCTTCGCGTCGTTCGGGACCAGATACGCATCCGGATGACGCACCTCCAGTATCGGCTCGAAACGGTCGTACACCGGCATCACCTGCGTGATGAAGCGGCCAGTACGCCGTATGCCCCTGGGAACGCCGGCCTGGGTGATCGTCGAGTCGCCAGTGCGCGTCAGAACCTCGAAAGGAATTGGCGCATCGAACGGCTTGGTGGTCATCCGGGAACGGATCGGAACGTTGGCTTCCTGAACGTTGTAGGCCGTGGATCTGATCTGCTCGAGCTGCGCCGCATGTCTCGCTGTGGCCGACAGAATCTCCTGAACGAACGCGTAGGTCGAAGCGACGCGACGCTTGAACGGATCGTGCGAAAATGCTTCGCTCAGGATGGACACGCGGCCACGCATTCCGTAGTAGTTGGTTCCGTAGCGCGGCGTGTGCTCGTAAGTGTACCAGCCGTCCTTCACCGTGTCGGTCAGCTGGGCCTTACCGTCTTCGCGACCGAAGTTGCCGTAGTCGAACACCTCGAAGCCGCGGCCGTGCATGCGAGCGCGGATCTCGGGGAGGATCGTATCGCGTGTGAGACCGCCAGCGAAGCCCGGCGCATACGATGCCGGATTCAACGACGGCGAGTACGTCAGCGCGAAGCCATGAAAGCTTCCGTCGGTCGTGTGGAGATCGACGTACACGTCCGGATCCCACTTGTCGAACATCGCGAGCGATGCGCGCGTTTCCGGTGCTTCCGCCTTCACGTAGTCGCGATTGAGATCGAGGCCCTGCCCTTGCGCTCTGGTGCCTACCAGCTCCGGTCCATTCTGCTCTCTGCGATTCACCGCCTGATCGGCGAACTTCTCATTGCCGTCTGCGTTGTAGATCGGTACGGCAATCAGTACGAGCGAGTCGAGTACGTTGGGACCGCGCTGATACGTGAGATCACGCACGAGCGCGAGCAGTGCTTCCTTGCCCTCAACCTCGCCGGCGTGGATGTTCGCGTTGACGTACACGATCGGGCGACCGAGCTTGCGGGCTTCTTCTGGCGTCCTGACGACCGGCCGCGACGCAATCAGATACGGGATGTCGCGTCCCTCCGTCGTCTTGCCGATCACTCCGTATGCCAGCGGTGCGTTACGCGAGCGAAGCCCGTTGATGAACGCCATCACGTCGCCGTAACTGGACGTCCTGTTGTAATTGGACGCCTCGGCGCGAGTCTGAGGCATCGGGTAGATCGGCCGCGACGGATCGATTCGCGCAGCGCACGCTACGCCGAACGAGGCGATGCTGACCGCGACGACGCCGCGGATGGTGGACGTGATGGTATGACTCATCTGGTGGGGTTGGCTGGTCAGTCCTGCGGGTAGAAGCGCGCGTTGGAGCGCGCCATCTGCAACAGGATGGGTGCGGCTTCGAACCGCCCTGGAAACCTTACGTTCAGGTCGTCCAATTGCTGCAAGAACAGCTCGATCCCCATGGTGTCCATGTAACGGAATGGGCCGCCACGGAACGGAGGAAAGCCGATTCCGAATACCCCACCGACGTCGCCGTCGCGCGGTGAGCGGATGATTCCTTCTTCAAGACAGCGCGCTGCTTCGTTGAGCATCGCGTAAACGGTGCGACGCTGAATGTCGTCTTCGGAGATCTCCGCGCGCGGGCGACCGGGTGCGAAGATCTCGTACACCGACTGGTCGACGCCACCCTTCTTTCCGGCTTCGTCGTAAATGTAGAATCCCTTCTTCGACTTGCGGCCGAAACGTCCCGCGTCGATCACGCTTCGCAGTGATTCCGGTTGCGAGAGACGGGCGCCGAACTCGTCGAACATGATCTGGCCCACCTTGCCGGCAATGTCGAGCCCCACCTCATCGACGAGAGTTATGGGCCCTACCGGAAATCCGAAATCCACGAGTGCCTTGTCGATCGCCTCGATCGAGCCGCCCTCGTCGAGCAACCGTCCGGCTTCACTTATGTACGGAGCGAGTATCCGGTTCACGAAGAAGCCGGGCGAGTCCTGCACGACGATGACCGTCTTGCCCAGCTTCTTGCCATATGCGACAGCCGTTGCGGTCACCGAATCCGACGTACGCCCGGTAACGATCACTTCCAGCAACGGCATCCTGTCGACCGGAGAGAAGAAGTGCATGCCCAGCACACGCTCGGGACGGCGCGACACTTCAGCGATTCGCGTCACGGGGAGGGTGCTCGTGTTGGTCGCGAAGATCGCCTCCGGCTTGACGACGGCCTCGACCTCACGAAGCACCGCATGCTTCACGTCCAGATCCTCGAATACAGCCTCGATCACGAGATCGACGTTCGCAAAGCCGCTATAATCGATCGTGCCGCTGACGAGCGACATGGTATCCGCGTACTGCATGCGCGTGATCTGGCGTCTGGTCAACCGTCCCTTCAGCACCTTGCTGATCGCGCTCAAACCCTTGCCGATGTGTGGCCAATCGGCGTCCTTCATTCGTACTATCGTTCCCTGCTGAATCGCTACACTCGCGATGCCGGCACCCATGAACCCGGAGCCGATTATTCCGATCTTCTGGATGTTGAGTGCGGCGGCGGTGTGACCTGGGGGAAGTCCACTGTCCTTCTTGAGCGCGGTCGTGGCGAAGAAGAGGAAGATGAGCTGTCTCGACACATCAGTCGCAGCCATCTGGCCGAACAGTCGCGCCTCCTCGCGCAGACCAGCCGGCATTCCTCTGTTCATTCCGGCTTCGACAGCATCGATAGCCGCCAGCGCCGCGGGAAAATGGCCGTGCGTCTTCTTTTCGGTCTCCTCGCGCGCCTTCCTGAACACGACGCTGCGGCCGACCGGATTCGAATCCAGCAGCAGTCCGGACGCGCCGCGCGAGCGCGACGCGCGCTTGAGTCGTCCGTCACCCAGCGCTCTGGCTCGATCGATCGCGATGCGACGCAGGATTGCGGGATGCACCATCTCATCCACCAGGCCGGTCTGCAACGCCTTCTTGGCGCGCACGTTCTTGCTCGTGAGAATCATGTCCAGCGCGGCACGGGCTCCGATCAGACGCGGCAGGCGCTGCGTGCCGCCTGCACCGGGAATCAATCCGAGCTGCACTTCAGGCAACGCGAGAATCGTTTTGGGGTCATCGGTCGCGATGCGCCATCTGCATGCGAGCGACGCTTCCAATCCGCCACCAAGACACGCTCCGTGAATCGCCGCGACGAACGGAACGCGCGACTTTTCAAAATGCTCGACGAGTGCCTGTCCGTCGCGACTCAGACGCTCGGCGTCCTCCGCATCACGCAGTTGCGTGAACTCTTCGATGTCTGCGCCGGCGATGAAAGTATCCGGCTTTCCACTGATCAGGACTGCGCCCTTCACCGTGTCGTCGCGGTCGATGCGATCGAACAATTCGACGAACGCTTCGCGCATGCCGCGCGTGATCTTGTTCACCGGCTCGCCGACCAGGTCGATCGTCAGGATCGCGATGCCATCTTCGATTTCCATGGTCACGGGAGCCTGATACCGTCCATTCGCGACCGGAGTGTTCATGCGAGGCTCCGTCATACGTCGCGCTCCAGCACCATCGCGAAGCCAAGGCCGCCGGCTGCGCAAACCGTCATGAGACCATACTGCGCATCGCGGCGGCCCATCTCGTTCAGCAACGTCGTAGTTATGCGCGCGCCTGTCGCGCCGAAAGGATGGCCGAGCGCGATCGAGCCGCCCATGACGTTCAATCGCGCGCGATCGACTTCACCGACTGGATGCTCGAAGCCGGCGCGATGCGCCCACTCCACCGACTCGAACCCCTTGAGATTGCACAGCACCTGCGCCGCGAATGCCTCGTGCATCTCGACGAGGTCCATGTCTGCAAGTGTGAGTCCCGCGCGGTGCAGCGCAACAGGTGCAGCAAGCACCGGGCCCATCAAGAGCTGCTCGCCGGGATCGAGCGCGGAGTATGCGTACGATTTGATGTAGCCGAGTGGCTCGTAGCCGAGCGACTTTGCCTTTGCCTCGCTCATGAGAAGGACGCAGGCACCGCCATCCGTAAGCGGCGACGAGTTGCCGGCGGTGACGGAACCGTAACGCCTGTCGAAGACAGGTTTCAGCGCAGCGAGCTTCTCGTACGATGTGTCTTCACGTATGCCGTTGTCGGTCTTCACGACAGCGTCGTACTGCGGCGGCACCAGCACGGGCGAGATTTCGGCGGTCAGCCTACCATCGGCGGTGCCGGCAGCTGCAAGCCTGTGCGAGCGCAGCGCGAAGTGATCCTGATCCTCGCGCGATATGTCGTTGATCTTCGCCATCTTCTCAGCGCTCTCGCCCATCGTCTCGCCGGTCGTTGGCTCCGCGATCGCCGGAGTGATGGGAACCAGATCCCTGGGCCGGATCCGGGAGAGTGCACCGATACGGCCGGTAAGCGATTTGGCGCGCGACGCCGCGACCAGAGCATCCGCAAAGCCTCTCGAATGCAGAACCGGCACGTTGGAGAGCGATTCAGCGCCGCCGGCGATTATCACGTCGTGATGGCCCAGCGCTATCTGATCCGCAGCGTCGGTTATCGCCTGGTTCGCCGACGCGCAAGCGCGGCTCACACTGTAGGCCTGCACGCCCTTGGGCAACGTCGGCATCAGCGAGACTTCGCGCGCAATGTTCGGGGCCAGAACGTTTGGAACAACCGTGCCGAATATCAGCGCTTCGACCTCGGTCCCGCCCAGATTGGACCGCTGGAGCAGCTCGTTCACGCACAGCTTGCCGAGTTCGATCGCAGAGAGGCCCTTGAACACAGTGCCGGAGCGTGCGAACGGCGTTCTCACGCCCGCCACAACCGCGACGCGGCGCCCGTTTCCAAAGGTCGGCATTGCTTGAACTTAGGCAGCAGGCGCGCGTTGTGCTACCGAGCAGCCGCCCGGACGGTCGTCTGCCCGCCGCGTTCATTGGGCATTGGCACAGATGCGGACGCGCATCTGCTCGCAACTCTGCGCGATTAACCTGGAAGTCCGGGATCCGGGCACAAAAAAGCCGCCCATCGGACGGCAAAGCTCAGCCTGGTTCGACTCAGTTCAGTACCGAGTCCGGATTCTGTGAATCATCGAAGGCGAATACGCGCCTTGCACCCTTCCACCAGCTGCTCCTGGTGTTTGCCAGGGTTTCGACCTTCACTCGGGACCCCGGCGTTGGCGCGTGCACGTAACGGCCATCACCTATATAGATGCCGATGTGCGAGATACGCTTGCCGTGGCCAAAAGTAAGGAGGTCGCCGGGCTTGAGCGACGCGATGTCGCGCTCGATCTTCTTGCCGGCCAGCGCCTGCTCACGCGACGTCCGTGGAAGCTTCGCCCCGAAATGTTCCATCACGTACTGTACGAGCCCACTGCAATCGAAACCCGAGGACGGCGATTCGGCACCGCGCTTGTACTTGATCCCGAGCTGCGCACGCGACAGGGCAACTATCGAATCCCGGAGCGCGTGAATCGAGCTGCTGAGCTGCTGGAATGGCCTGGGCTCCGGAACAGGCTTTGGCTGCGTGATGGTCACAGTCTGGGCGCCCGCCGACGACACAAATAGAGCGCCGGAAAGAACCGCGACGCTCATAAGATTTGTGATACGGCTCCTGCCGCGGCTGTTTTTCATGCTCGGTCAAGCTAAAGATCGGCACCTCATGCTGCAACCGCGAAAAGAAACCGACAATCAGCCGACCGGCATCATATTAGTGATATCTGGCTGCAGGGATCGTGACGTGACCCTTGACGTCACGGTACTCGATCGACCCGTTACCGTTGGCCCGCACTGCCAGATTGCCGCCGATTCCACGGGCTGCGACCTCTCCTGACGACTTGGATCCCACCGTCACGTCGCCGCCTATGCTGGACAGCTGGATCTCTCCCGACCCGTCCTGCGGGATGCTGACCGAGCCGGCGATGTTGTTCAAATAGATCGCGCCGCCGCCATCCACGATGTGGACGTCGCCATAGACGTTGGCGACGATCATGTCGCCGCCGCCGTCCGTTACGTCGAGCTTGCCGCCCACCGTGTCTATGTCCAGGCCACCGTCGCCGTGCCTCAGACGCATGGTCCCCACGTTGCGGAAGGTGGACTCGCCCGTGCTGTCGATCACGTCGAGGGCCAGCGATGGCGGCAGCTGAATCACGAGATCGAGTGACGCGGTGGCTCCGGGATCGTGGCGCGAAGGCGGGAGAATCGCGGAGACGAGGATCGTGTCGCCCGCCCTGCGGCTTGTTATCCGGATCCCGTTGAGGGTTGCGACGGTCGCCGCGTGCGCGGTCCCGGTGACGAGGACTTCCGTCGCTGAACTCACTCCCTGAACCTTGAGATTGCCCGCACCCGCGTTCAGCACGAGCACGGTTGCTCCCGCGGCTGGAACGTGCACAGTGCGCGTCGCAGTCTGCTCCATTCGGCGCAGCGTGCATCCACCCAACAGCACAATGGCGATACCAACGCCAAGCCTGGCCACCCGCGCAGGCACCACGGTCACGCTGAACGGAGAGTCATGAGCCTCGGCAACTCGACACTGTACTCGGTAATTACGTCGCAGCGAACGCAAGCGCTGTCTCGCCGCATGCGAGAGCCGTCGGAGCCCCTGTCACGAGTCTCCGGGCGGGGCGATCTGGAGTACCCTTCGGTTGAAGCCGATGTTCACTCTGAACGATTCCAGAGGGCCGTGCGCGGGTGCCGCCAGCATCGGTGGCACCCGTGGATCCTACATATCGTGGATGGTCTTTATCGCGGTGACCTTGAGGTGCCGCACCGAGGTCGGAAGGCGCAGGATCGTCGTCTCTCCCAGCTTCTTGCCTACCAGAGATCTTCCAATCGGTGATGACATCGACACGTGGCCTTCCTCGAAGTCACCATCGCCAAAGACGAGGCTGTAGACCTCTGTCTTGCCGTTCTTCTCGTCCTCCACCGTGACTTCGGAGCCGAGTCCGACGGCATCGCGCGCGATCTGTGAGACATCGATCTGCGACAACTTGGAGAGACGCTGACGCAGCTGCCCCAGACGCGCCTGAACGAATTGCTGACGCTCGAGGGCGGCCTTGTACTCCGAATTCTCACGCAGGTCGCCGAGCTCGACGGCCTTACGGATCTCATTCGGCAATACAACGTTCAACTCGTGCTGCAGCTTCTCGACCTCTGCGCCGAGCTTGAGCTTGAGCTCTTCGATCATGGGAGCCTCGATGCGACGATGCCTGATGTGAGAGGGGGAGGCAAAAAAATGAACGCCCGGCCGGGGGGTCGGGCGAACGGATGATTCGAGGAAGTTATCCGGCCGCGCTGGAAGGCGCAATCCGACGCCGGTCGGATGTGCAGGTCTGCACCGGGCAATATCCGATTGGCTATCTTGCTCCAGCTGTCATGACTGGCACTCCTTCTTCATCGAATGGTGCGGCGATCGCCGCCGCCACTACCGGACCAACGCTGAGCGAGCGTGAGCGGGTGGTGGATCTGCTGCAGCTTCGATTCGCCGACGACCATCTCTCGCTGGATGAGTTCGAGCGTCGCGTAGCCGCGGCGTACCAGACGAGAACGGCGGCCGAGCTGGACGATCTGGTGGCGGATCTCACGCCGGCAACGACGCTGCCAGCCGTGACAGCGGCGCAGTCATGAGCAGATTGATACTCGCGATCGCGGCGGTCGCCACGCTGAGTGCGTGCTCGCGCTTCGAATCGTCTCGGAAATCCGATTCTGCGACAGCACGGTCCGATTCCAGCGTACAACACCCCGCCGACACCGCCATCACGGTAACCGCAACTGGCTACGGGCCGCTTCGCATCGGGATGACCGTCGCCGCCGCCGCGAGCGCACTCCACTCTCCTGCTCCATCGACAGTTGGGCTCGACACGGCATGCGCGTACGTTCACTTCGACGCCGCGCCGCCCGGCATGCGAATCATGGTCACCGGCGGAACAGTCGTGCGCATCGAGGTCGATTCGACCACGGTGCCGACCGGACTCGGCGTGCGTGTCGGAGACTCGGAAGCGCGCGTCAAGGCGCTGTACGGGTCGCGCGTTTCAGTCGAGCCACACAAGTACCTGCCCGGCGGTCATTATCTCGTCGTGTCTCCCATACCGCCAACCGACAGCAACTTCCGTTTGATATTCGAGACGGACGGAAGTCGCGTTACATCCTACAGAGCAGGCCAGCTGCCACAGGTCCAGTGGGTGGAGGGATGTGCATAGCATGGAAGCCATATCGATAACTCCCGCGACGACAGCGCTCGTCCTCATCGATCTCCAGCGCGGAATCGCCGGCGGCACAACGGTACCGCACGGAGCGTCGCTGGTCGTGCAGAACGCGGCCAGGCTGGCACAGGCCTGTCGCGATGCAGGAGTGCTCGTGATTTTCGTGCGCGTGGACGTGGGTCCCGGTGGCATACTCTTCCCGCGCGTCAACTCCGACGTTCCACGGCCGGCGTTCAAGACTTCAGCGGGCTGGTCGGATCTCGTGCCTGAGCTTGGCGCGGGCGAGCGTGACGTGATCGTCACAAAGCATCAGCCGAACGCATTCTTCGCGACCGATCTTGAAATTCACCTGTCACGCCGCGGCATTCGCACGATCATACTCGGCGGAATCTCCACCAATATCGGTGTAGAGTCCACGGCGCGCGCTGCGCAGGAGCGCGGTTACGATCAGATATTCGTCGAGGATGCAATGGCCGCGCGTGAGGTGGACCTTCACGAGTTTCCGGTCCGTCGTTTCTTCCCGACGATCGGCAGAGTGCGCAGCACCGCGGATGTCGTTGCTTGCCTGAGCGCGGCGGCGAAGTAGATCGTCTGGAACTGGTCGTTCCCATTTTCGCGGGAATGACGAATCGGCGCGCGGCAACGTTCACCAACGCGCTGTTGCTGCTATCGACACTGTGCGCATCGCCGCTACTCGCACAGCAGCACCGCGTCACCATCACTGTGGATCCTCGTGATTCGATAGCCGCTTTCGATCCAATCATCGCGCTCGGCTCGACCATCGACGGGCACAACGAGGACGCGACGCGCCACATCTTCACGCGAGCGAACGTGTCGGCGATGAAGTCGGTGAACTTTCACCCGATATCGTACCGCCTTCGCACCGAGCTCGGCATCGAGGCCTGGCACTGGAATCCGCGCGGGCGCTGGAGCGATCCCAACCATCGACAGGGCTACTGGACGTCCGCCGATACGATCGGATCCCCGATAACGGTGTCTTATGGCTACCGATTACCGCGGCGCGGCAATACGATCGATCAGGCCAACGACGAGGGCTATTCGCGTCTGACCGACGGCGATACCACGTCATTCTGGAAGAGCAACCCGTATCTGGATTCGCGCTATACTCGCGAGCCAGGCGCGAGTCATCCGCAATGGGCGATCGTCGATCTCGAGCACAATGAATCGATCGACGCGGTGCGGATAATGTGGGGGACGCCGTACGCAACGAGCTACGACGTTCAGTACTGGGAAGGCGAACAGCCCAAAGGTCCGGACGACAACGCAGACGACACCGGGTGGCGCACAGTCACCGACGGAGCAATACGGGGCGGCAACGGTGGTGACGTAACGCTCGATCTGGCGCGACGTCCCACCACCACGCGCTGGATACGGATCCTGCTGCGCACGAGCTCCGGCCGCGCGCCGGCTGGCTCGACCGACGTGCGCGATGGGCTCGGCTTTGCGATGCGTGAGATCTATGTGGGTAGAATCGAACACGGAAGCTTCCGCGAGGTTACTCGACACGCTCCGGATCCGAGCGCTCAGAGTCGCACGTATGTATCCAGCACCGATCCGTGGCATCGCGAAGTTGACCGCGATGAGGGAACCGAGCAGCCTGGCATCGACCTCGTGTTCGCGAGTGGAATCACGCGCGGATTGCCGATGCTCACGCCGGTCGGCGTGCTGTACGATACACCGGCGAATGCAGCTGCGCTGCTTCGCTATGTGCGCAGGCGACGCTACCCGATCCCGCGCATCGAGCTGGGCGAGGAACCCGACGGTCAGTTCGTATCACCGCTCGACTTTGCCGCACTGTACGCGCAGGTAGCCGACTCGTTGCGCGCAGTCGATTCGAACATCGCACTCGGCGGTCCGTCGCTGCAGGACGCGCGCACCAAGGTCATGATGGCATGGAAGGAAGGCGATTCGGACGAGCGGTCATGGCTGGCTCGTTTCGTCGCGGCTCTTACGATGCACGGGCATGCGCGCGACCTCGGCTTCGTTTCGTTCGAGTTCTATCCATTCGATGACGCGTGCTCCGGAAGCGCCCCGCAGCTCGCGCAGGTAGCGCGAAAGATACGCACCGCTGTGGCGCAGTTCCGCAGTGACGGCGTACCCGAAGACGTCCCGCTATTGATGACCGAATACGGCTACTCGCCGTTCTCGACGGCGTCCGAGATGAATCGCGCTGGCGCCCTTCTCAACACGATGGCGGTCGCCGAGTTCCTCGCTGACGGAGGCTCACAGGCATTCTTCTATGGAACTGAGCCAAGCAGTCTCGATCGTGGTGCAGCCTGTGATAGCTGGGGAGACAATACGCTGTTTGTCGCGGACGACGACCGTCACATCCTCGCGAAGAACTCGACGTATCATGCGGCGCACATGCTCACAACACTATGGGCAGACTCGGCCGGCGGCCGACATAGCGTACTCGCGACGAAGGTGACGGCGGCGGCCGCTACTGCACCGCCGATCGCTTCGTACA
Proteins encoded:
- a CDS encoding proline dehydrogenase family protein, with protein sequence MIRNALLYLSNQPRVFKFVKTNRLAKGFASRFVAGETLETAVPAVRELNGRGITASLDLLGESVHNEAEARAAGAEYLKILDRIAREKLDANVSVKLTAMGLDVSEELCVSIMGDVLERARKYGSFVRLDMEASNYTQKTLELFENRLYPEFRGTVGVVLQSYLYRTQADVEHMNALGARVRICKGAYKEPASVAFPEKRDVDANYITCMQSLILHGTYPGIATHDEVIIEKVKQFARENDIKPDRFEFQMLYGVRRDLQEKIVREGWRMRCYVPFGTQWYPYLMRRLAERPANVAFMTGNIVKEMVRGRR
- a CDS encoding M14 family metallopeptidase, whose protein sequence is MSHTITSTIRGVVAVSIASFGVACAARIDPSRPIYPMPQTRAEASNYNRTSSYGDVMAFINGLRSRNAPLAYGVIGKTTEGRDIPYLIASRPVVRTPEEARKLGRPIVYVNANIHAGEVEGKEALLALVRDLTYQRGPNVLDSLVLIAVPIYNADGNEKFADQAVNRREQNGPELVGTRAQGQGLDLNRDYVKAEAPETRASLAMFDKWDPDVYVDLHTTDGSFHGFALTYSPSLNPASYAPGFAGGLTRDTILPEIRARMHGRGFEVFDYGNFGREDGKAQLTDTVKDGWYTYEHTPRYGTNYYGMRGRVSILSEAFSHDPFKRRVASTYAFVQEILSATARHAAQLEQIRSTAYNVQEANVPIRSRMTTKPFDAPIPFEVLTRTGDSTITQAGVPRGIRRTGRFITQVMPVYDRFEPILEVRHPDAYLVPNDAKIVALLELHGLSVEPFSPGGTGNRLSVFTVDSVITSARPFQGHRETRVTGTWSTPSARDVPAGGYVAVPATGRFGPLAAYLLEPESDDGLVDWNFFDTSIATGKPFPVIRLYK
- the fadJ gene encoding fatty acid oxidation complex subunit alpha FadJ translates to MTEPRMNTPVANGRYQAPVTMEIEDGIAILTIDLVGEPVNKITRGMREAFVELFDRIDRDDTVKGAVLISGKPDTFIAGADIEEFTQLRDAEDAERLSRDGQALVEHFEKSRVPFVAAIHGACLGGGLEASLACRWRIATDDPKTILALPEVQLGLIPGAGGTQRLPRLIGARAALDMILTSKNVRAKKALQTGLVDEMVHPAILRRIAIDRARALGDGRLKRASRSRGASGLLLDSNPVGRSVVFRKAREETEKKTHGHFPAALAAIDAVEAGMNRGMPAGLREEARLFGQMAATDVSRQLIFLFFATTALKKDSGLPPGHTAAALNIQKIGIIGSGFMGAGIASVAIQQGTIVRMKDADWPHIGKGLSAISKVLKGRLTRRQITRMQYADTMSLVSGTIDYSGFANVDLVIEAVFEDLDVKHAVLREVEAVVKPEAIFATNTSTLPVTRIAEVSRRPERVLGMHFFSPVDRMPLLEVIVTGRTSDSVTATAVAYGKKLGKTVIVVQDSPGFFVNRILAPYISEAGRLLDEGGSIEAIDKALVDFGFPVGPITLVDEVGLDIAGKVGQIMFDEFGARLSQPESLRSVIDAGRFGRKSKKGFYIYDEAGKKGGVDQSVYEIFAPGRPRAEISEDDIQRRTVYAMLNEAARCLEEGIIRSPRDGDVGGVFGIGFPPFRGGPFRYMDTMGIELFLQQLDDLNVRFPGRFEAAPILLQMARSNARFYPQD
- the fadI gene encoding acetyl-CoA C-acyltransferase FadI, which gives rise to MPTFGNGRRVAVVAGVRTPFARSGTVFKGLSAIELGKLCVNELLQRSNLGGTEVEALIFGTVVPNVLAPNIAREVSLMPTLPKGVQAYSVSRACASANQAITDAADQIALGHHDVIIAGGAESLSNVPVLHSRGFADALVAASRAKSLTGRIGALSRIRPRDLVPITPAIAEPTTGETMGESAEKMAKINDISREDQDHFALRSHRLAAAGTADGRLTAEISPVLVPPQYDAVVKTDNGIREDTSYEKLAALKPVFDRRYGSVTAGNSSPLTDGGACVLLMSEAKAKSLGYEPLGYIKSYAYSALDPGEQLLMGPVLAAPVALHRAGLTLADMDLVEMHEAFAAQVLCNLKGFESVEWAHRAGFEHPVGEVDRARLNVMGGSIALGHPFGATGARITTTLLNEMGRRDAQYGLMTVCAAGGLGFAMVLERDV
- a CDS encoding C40 family peptidase: MSVAVLSGALFVSSAGAQTVTITQPKPVPEPRPFQQLSSSIHALRDSIVALSRAQLGIKYKRGAESPSSGFDCSGLVQYVMEHFGAKLPRTSREQALAGKKIERDIASLKPGDLLTFGHGKRISHIGIYIGDGRYVHAPTPGSRVKVETLANTRSSWWKGARRVFAFDDSQNPDSVLN
- a CDS encoding GreA/GreB family elongation factor, producing MIEELKLKLGAEVEKLQHELNVVLPNEIRKAVELGDLRENSEYKAALERQQFVQARLGQLRQRLSKLSQIDVSQIARDAVGLGSEVTVEDEKNGKTEVYSLVFGDGDFEEGHVSMSSPIGRSLVGKKLGETTILRLPTSVRHLKVTAIKTIHDM
- a CDS encoding DUF1707 domain-containing protein; protein product: MIRGSYPAALEGAIRRRSDVQVCTGQYPIGYLAPAVMTGTPSSSNGAAIAAATTGPTLSERERVVDLLQLRFADDHLSLDEFERRVAAAYQTRTAAELDDLVADLTPATTLPAVTAAQS
- a CDS encoding isochorismatase family protein, translating into MEAISITPATTALVLIDLQRGIAGGTTVPHGASLVVQNAARLAQACRDAGVLVIFVRVDVGPGGILFPRVNSDVPRPAFKTSAGWSDLVPELGAGERDVIVTKHQPNAFFATDLEIHLSRRGIRTIILGGISTNIGVESTARAAQERGYDQIFVEDAMAAREVDLHEFPVRRFFPTIGRVRSTADVVACLSAAAK
- a CDS encoding discoidin domain-containing protein, which gives rise to MPERGGEVDRLELVVPIFAGMTNRRAATFTNALLLLSTLCASPLLAQQHRVTITVDPRDSIAAFDPIIALGSTIDGHNEDATRHIFTRANVSAMKSVNFHPISYRLRTELGIEAWHWNPRGRWSDPNHRQGYWTSADTIGSPITVSYGYRLPRRGNTIDQANDEGYSRLTDGDTTSFWKSNPYLDSRYTREPGASHPQWAIVDLEHNESIDAVRIMWGTPYATSYDVQYWEGEQPKGPDDNADDTGWRTVTDGAIRGGNGGDVTLDLARRPTTTRWIRILLRTSSGRAPAGSTDVRDGLGFAMREIYVGRIEHGSFREVTRHAPDPSAQSRTYVSSTDPWHREVDRDEGTEQPGIDLVFASGITRGLPMLTPVGVLYDTPANAAALLRYVRRRRYPIPRIELGEEPDGQFVSPLDFAALYAQVADSLRAVDSNIALGGPSLQDARTKVMMAWKEGDSDERSWLARFVAALTMHGHARDLGFVSFEFYPFDDACSGSAPQLAQVARKIRTAVAQFRSDGVPEDVPLLMTEYGYSPFSTASEMNRAGALLNTMAVAEFLADGGSQAFFYGTEPSSLDRGAACDSWGDNTLFVADDDRHILAKNSTYHAAHMLTTLWADSAGGRHSVLATKVTAAAATAPPIASYTLRRPDGRIAVLITNRDPANSWTADIRGVGDAHATFDVWRFSAAEYTWHPNGADGFAKPNTGPLKMSVSAGETLTLPPYSIVVVRQR